In one window of Burkholderia sp. NRF60-BP8 DNA:
- a CDS encoding ATP-binding protein produces MFRHWVLRLSTRLWVTNVVAFAISLALLSALSIYFLDRYPEFLGRRQQMESIRHIVAGMRFDAAGRPASVRLGEHPAVMFRLLPADVKYRVLDATGKVLLASVPSSDDRPWLTEDLATVAGKVLPATIDSKAYVVATQRALNGSVVYYVQVAHSRQLVDALVRTRIDPIPKTIAYVLVIATVIFGLTLPLTISHVLKPLREVSRAAREIEPRNLKTRLSSAGIPSEIKPLIDAFNDALTRLENGFAVQQQFLADAAHELQTPLTLVRGQIELQPDISQKALLLREIDLMARQVKQLLHLAEVSEARNFSFDDVNGAEVTRDVVSLLAGKADAKQVKLHIEARDAAAPIRADSGALFILLKNILENAINASPSSGVVVLTVLDSAIHIEDEGPGIRREHLPLLFDRYWRAPDSRYDGAGLGLAICREIADAHHWNLTVDVLTTGTRFSVWF; encoded by the coding sequence ATGTTCCGTCATTGGGTGCTACGCCTGTCGACCCGTCTATGGGTGACCAACGTCGTCGCGTTCGCCATCAGCCTGGCGCTGCTGTCTGCGCTTTCCATCTATTTTCTGGATCGATATCCCGAGTTCTTGGGACGGCGCCAGCAGATGGAGAGCATCCGTCATATCGTGGCCGGGATGCGTTTCGACGCGGCCGGGCGCCCCGCATCCGTGCGATTGGGCGAGCATCCGGCGGTGATGTTCCGGCTCTTGCCGGCCGACGTGAAGTATCGCGTGCTCGATGCGACGGGGAAGGTGTTGCTGGCGTCGGTGCCTTCGAGCGACGACCGACCCTGGCTGACGGAGGACCTCGCGACGGTGGCAGGCAAGGTACTGCCCGCGACGATCGACAGCAAGGCGTACGTGGTCGCGACTCAACGCGCGTTGAACGGTAGCGTCGTCTATTACGTGCAGGTGGCGCACAGCAGGCAACTCGTCGATGCGCTCGTCAGGACGCGGATCGATCCGATACCGAAGACCATCGCTTATGTGCTGGTCATTGCGACCGTTATTTTCGGACTGACGCTGCCGTTGACGATCAGCCATGTGCTGAAGCCGTTGCGGGAGGTATCGCGTGCCGCGCGGGAAATCGAGCCACGCAACTTGAAGACGCGGCTGTCGTCGGCCGGGATTCCCAGCGAGATCAAGCCGCTGATAGACGCGTTCAACGATGCGCTGACCCGGCTCGAGAACGGCTTCGCGGTTCAGCAGCAATTTCTCGCCGACGCCGCACACGAGTTGCAGACGCCGCTCACGCTGGTCAGAGGGCAGATCGAGCTGCAGCCCGACATCAGCCAGAAGGCGCTGTTGCTTCGCGAGATCGACTTGATGGCACGGCAGGTCAAGCAACTGCTGCATCTGGCCGAAGTCAGCGAAGCGCGGAACTTCAGCTTCGACGACGTGAACGGCGCCGAGGTCACGCGAGACGTCGTGAGCTTGCTGGCTGGCAAGGCCGATGCGAAGCAGGTGAAGCTTCATATCGAAGCGCGCGACGCCGCGGCGCCTATACGGGCGGATAGCGGGGCGCTTTTCATCCTGCTCAAGAACATCCTCGAGAACGCGATCAACGCTTCGCCGTCGAGTGGTGTCGTCGTGCTGACCGTTCTCGATTCGGCGATTCATATCGAAGATGAAGGACCGGGTATTCGGCGGGAGCATCTTCCGCTGCTCTTCGATCGATACTGGCGGGCACCGGACTCGCGGTATGACGGTGCCGGCCTCGGGCTGGCAATCTGCAGGGAGATTGCCGACGCCCATCACTGGAACCTCACGGTCGATGTGCTGACGACGGGGACGCGGTTCAGTGTCTGGTTTTAG
- the panB gene encoding 3-methyl-2-oxobutanoate hydroxymethyltransferase, translated as MSAHTRITRKTVTAIRSTKGIGSLVSLTAYSAPMAKLVDDVADVIIVGDSVGMVLYGMPDTLRVTLDMMIAHGAAVVRGAAQACVVVDLPFSTFQESPAQAYRSAARLLAETGAQAVKLEGGGEMTDTIRFLTDRGIPVMAHVGLMPQQANATGGFRAQGMDPRSAAQVFDAACAAERAGAFGVVIEGTAEALARHLTETLTIPTIGIGASPACDGQVLVTEDMIGAFDAYTPRFVKRYADANALMRDAIRQYAHDVRQRVFPEPAHCFGYGKPLQLANAAPTA; from the coding sequence ATGAGCGCTCATACCCGCATCACTCGCAAGACCGTCACCGCGATCCGTTCGACCAAAGGCATCGGCAGCCTCGTGTCGCTGACCGCGTATTCCGCGCCGATGGCGAAACTCGTCGACGACGTGGCCGACGTGATCATCGTCGGCGACTCCGTCGGCATGGTGCTGTACGGGATGCCCGATACGCTGCGCGTCACGCTCGACATGATGATTGCACACGGCGCGGCCGTCGTGCGCGGCGCGGCGCAGGCGTGCGTCGTCGTCGACCTGCCGTTCTCCACGTTCCAGGAATCGCCCGCGCAAGCCTATCGCTCCGCCGCGCGGCTGCTCGCCGAAACCGGCGCACAGGCCGTGAAGCTCGAAGGCGGCGGCGAGATGACCGACACGATCCGCTTCCTGACCGATCGCGGCATTCCGGTGATGGCGCATGTCGGCCTCATGCCGCAGCAGGCCAACGCGACGGGCGGCTTCCGCGCGCAAGGCATGGACCCGCGTTCGGCCGCGCAGGTGTTCGACGCCGCGTGCGCGGCCGAGCGTGCCGGCGCATTCGGCGTCGTCATCGAAGGCACCGCCGAAGCGCTCGCGCGCCACCTGACCGAGACGCTGACGATCCCGACGATCGGCATCGGCGCATCGCCCGCCTGCGACGGGCAGGTACTCGTGACCGAGGACATGATCGGCGCATTCGACGCGTACACGCCGCGCTTCGTGAAGCGTTACGCGGATGCGAACGCGCTGATGCGCGACGCGATCCGCCAGTACGCGCACGACGTGCGGCAGCGCGTGTTTCCCGAGCCCGCGCATTGCTTCGGATACGGCAAGCCGCTGCAACTGGCGAACGCGGCCCCGACTGCGTGA
- a CDS encoding AraC family transcriptional regulator, producing MLLAGQPGGPYAVPPMARLPRPLYVRAFGIPGNVSVDAHSHPWAQLMYATSGVLEVTTPSSRQLLPPHYAMWIPPHVPHAVSTRDGVAFHSLYLDEAIARSDVNDDCTILCMTPLLRELVIATGELPVNYDEAGPDGALVCLIADRIARMQPAPLTVPLPRDPRLLKIARALHAAPGDTRSLDEWGHRVGATRRTLSRLFRQDTGLSFTEWRQAVRLLASLPLLDAGAPIGAVAAQLGYDSTSSFIALFHAKFRVTPGAYAKREARRPVSSA from the coding sequence ATGTTGCTGGCGGGACAACCCGGCGGCCCTTACGCGGTGCCGCCGATGGCGCGCCTGCCGAGGCCGCTGTACGTGCGTGCGTTCGGCATTCCCGGCAACGTGAGCGTCGACGCGCACAGTCATCCGTGGGCGCAACTGATGTATGCGACGAGCGGCGTGCTCGAGGTGACGACACCGTCGAGCCGGCAACTGCTGCCGCCGCACTATGCGATGTGGATTCCGCCACACGTGCCGCACGCGGTGTCGACGCGCGATGGCGTCGCGTTCCACAGCCTGTATCTCGACGAGGCAATCGCGCGCAGCGACGTGAACGACGATTGCACGATCCTGTGCATGACGCCGCTGCTGCGCGAGCTGGTGATCGCGACCGGCGAGTTGCCGGTGAACTACGACGAGGCGGGGCCGGACGGTGCGCTCGTGTGCCTGATCGCGGACCGGATCGCGCGCATGCAGCCGGCGCCGCTCACGGTGCCGCTGCCGCGCGATCCGCGCCTGCTGAAAATCGCGCGCGCGTTGCATGCGGCGCCGGGCGATACGCGCAGTCTCGACGAATGGGGCCATCGGGTCGGCGCGACGCGGCGCACGCTGTCGCGCCTGTTCCGGCAGGACACGGGGCTGTCGTTCACCGAATGGCGGCAGGCCGTGCGGCTGCTCGCGTCGCTGCCGCTGCTCGATGCGGGTGCGCCGATCGGCGCGGTGGCCGCGCAACTGGGTTACGACTCGACGTCGTCCTTCATCGCGCTGTTCCACGCGAAATTCCGCGTGACGCCCGGCGCGTATGCGAAGCGTGAAGCGCGCCGGCCGGTGTCGAGCGCGTGA
- a CDS encoding MFS transporter, with the protein MPTAVVGAVRAVASRYRWTVCALLFFATVINYMDRQILGLLAPMLQHDIGWSQVQYGRIVMAFSAFYALGLLGFGRIVDWLGTRVSYAVAMLVWSIAAMLHAAVGSVTGFAFVRALLGIGEGGNFPAAIKTTAEWFPRRERALATGIFNSGANIGAVFAPAIIPAIAVAYGWRAAFVIIGAIGIVWLAVWLAMYRTADTRALAAEYDEPRDEAEALDAANASAGAPRWGELIRKRETWAFLVGKFLTDPVWWFYLFWLPKWLNESRGMDMQHIGLPLVCIYALTTVGSIGGGWLSSMLLRAGWSVNRARKTAMLICACCVLPIAFVSQVQSLWIAVLIVGLAAAAHQGWSANLFTTASDLFPRRAVASVVGIGGMAGSIGGVLFSEVIGQVLQRTGHYWVLFAIGASAYLIALAVMHGLVPKMKPAKLDA; encoded by the coding sequence ATGCCCACTGCCGTCGTCGGCGCCGTGCGCGCGGTTGCCAGTCGCTACCGCTGGACCGTCTGTGCGCTGCTGTTTTTCGCGACCGTCATCAACTACATGGATCGGCAGATCCTCGGCCTGCTCGCGCCGATGCTCCAGCACGACATCGGCTGGAGCCAGGTGCAGTACGGCCGCATCGTGATGGCGTTTTCGGCGTTCTATGCGTTGGGCCTGCTCGGCTTCGGGCGCATCGTCGACTGGCTCGGCACGCGGGTGTCGTACGCGGTGGCGATGCTGGTGTGGAGCATCGCCGCGATGCTGCACGCGGCGGTCGGTTCGGTGACGGGGTTCGCGTTCGTGCGCGCGCTGCTCGGCATCGGCGAGGGCGGCAACTTCCCGGCCGCGATCAAGACGACGGCCGAATGGTTCCCGCGCCGCGAGCGCGCGCTCGCCACCGGCATCTTCAACTCGGGAGCGAACATCGGCGCGGTGTTCGCGCCGGCGATCATCCCGGCGATCGCCGTGGCCTACGGCTGGCGCGCGGCGTTCGTGATCATCGGCGCGATCGGCATCGTGTGGCTGGCGGTGTGGCTGGCGATGTATCGCACGGCCGACACGCGCGCACTCGCGGCGGAATACGACGAGCCGCGCGACGAAGCCGAAGCGCTCGACGCGGCGAATGCGAGCGCCGGCGCGCCGCGCTGGGGCGAACTCATCCGCAAGCGCGAGACGTGGGCATTCCTGGTCGGCAAGTTCCTGACCGACCCGGTGTGGTGGTTCTACCTGTTCTGGCTGCCGAAGTGGCTCAACGAGTCGCGCGGGATGGACATGCAGCACATCGGTTTGCCGCTCGTCTGCATCTATGCGCTGACGACGGTCGGCAGCATCGGCGGCGGCTGGCTGTCGTCGATGCTGCTGCGTGCAGGCTGGAGCGTGAACCGTGCGCGCAAGACGGCGATGCTGATCTGCGCCTGCTGCGTGCTGCCGATCGCGTTCGTGTCGCAGGTGCAGAGCCTGTGGATCGCAGTCCTGATCGTCGGCCTCGCCGCCGCCGCGCACCAGGGCTGGTCGGCGAACCTGTTCACGACCGCGTCCGACCTGTTCCCGCGCCGCGCGGTCGCGTCGGTGGTCGGCATCGGCGGGATGGCCGGCTCGATCGGCGGCGTGCTGTTCTCGGAAGTGATCGGCCAGGTGCTGCAGCGCACCGGCCACTATTGGGTGCTGTTCGCGATCGGCGCGTCGGCCTACCTGATCGCGCTGGCCGTGATGCACGGGCTCGTGCCGAAGATGAAGCCCGCGAAACTCGACGCGTGA
- a CDS encoding methylated-DNA--[protein]-cysteine S-methyltransferase, translating to MTPAHLIPSPLGDIAVRIEDDVLTGLYFVGQKYFPPLAIVREADALARSPIARRVAEEIAEYFTGARDTFSVPIHLRGTAFQRRVWQELLAIPFGELVSYGDITERVGLPMSGARAVGGAVGRNPVSIIVPCHRVVGASGSLTGYAGGVDRKRALLSLEGAGFSRGARHPVQQALAF from the coding sequence ATGACTCCCGCTCACCTGATTCCGAGCCCGCTGGGCGACATTGCCGTGCGCATCGAGGACGATGTGCTGACCGGCCTGTACTTCGTCGGCCAGAAATACTTCCCGCCGCTGGCGATCGTGCGCGAAGCGGACGCGCTCGCCCGCTCGCCGATCGCCCGCCGCGTCGCCGAAGAAATCGCCGAATACTTCACCGGTGCACGCGACACGTTTTCGGTGCCGATCCACCTGCGCGGCACTGCGTTTCAGCGACGGGTATGGCAGGAACTGCTGGCGATTCCGTTCGGCGAACTCGTGTCGTACGGCGACATCACCGAGCGCGTCGGGCTGCCGATGAGCGGTGCGCGCGCGGTGGGCGGCGCGGTCGGCCGCAATCCGGTATCGATCATCGTGCCGTGCCATCGCGTGGTCGGCGCGTCGGGCAGCCTGACCGGTTATGCGGGCGGCGTCGACCGCAAACGTGCGCTGCTGTCGCTCGAAGGCGCGGGGTTTTCGCGCGGCGCCCGGCACCCGGTGCAGCAGGCGCTGGCGTTCTGA
- a CDS encoding DNA-3-methyladenine glycosylase 2 family protein — MVYSRPMRLDPDTCYAALLSRNRRFDGWFFVGVATTGVYCRPVCPVKPPKARNCSYYPTAAAAEKAGFRPCMRCRPELAPGHGLLDLSGNLADAAATLIDDGFLNAHSVDALARRVGVTERHLRRIFGAQFGVSPVEFAQTQRLLMAKRLLTDTALPVAVVASTAGFGSVRRFNDLFRQRYGLNPLRLRKGAGASADGDMTFPLPYRPPFAWADLMRFLAQRQIDGVERIDAQRYARIVELPDRNGGRRLAGWLSVAHVPQRFALAVTVSPALTPVVPAVLARVRRLFDLDSRPDVIDAHLGDLASGSPGLRVPGAFDGLEIAIRALAGEQLAAAQADTPLLARIAARFGHSVDGAPQGLTHALPCAATLAALPPSALETIGIERDTARAIVSLARAVDDGTLALEPMAPLDATLAALRALPGFDERAVQYVAMRAMAWPNAFPADDAWLPTRTEPARGPSSAPHAATRWAPWRAYAALHAWRLHGEMSR; from the coding sequence ATGGTTTACAGTCGTCCCATGCGCCTCGATCCCGACACCTGTTACGCCGCCCTGCTTTCGCGCAACCGCCGCTTCGACGGCTGGTTCTTCGTCGGCGTGGCGACGACCGGCGTGTACTGCCGCCCCGTCTGCCCGGTGAAGCCGCCGAAGGCGCGCAACTGCAGCTACTACCCGACCGCCGCGGCCGCCGAGAAAGCCGGCTTCCGGCCCTGCATGCGCTGCCGCCCCGAGCTCGCGCCCGGCCACGGGCTGCTCGACCTGTCCGGCAATCTCGCCGACGCGGCCGCGACGCTGATCGACGACGGATTCCTGAACGCGCATTCCGTCGATGCGCTCGCACGGCGCGTCGGCGTGACCGAACGCCATCTGCGCCGCATCTTCGGCGCGCAGTTCGGCGTGTCGCCGGTCGAGTTCGCGCAGACGCAGCGGCTGCTGATGGCCAAGCGGCTGCTGACCGATACCGCGCTGCCGGTGGCCGTCGTCGCGTCGACGGCCGGGTTCGGCAGCGTGCGGCGCTTCAACGACCTGTTCCGCCAGCGCTACGGCCTCAATCCGCTGCGGCTACGTAAAGGGGCCGGTGCATCGGCCGACGGCGACATGACCTTCCCGCTGCCGTACCGGCCGCCGTTCGCATGGGCCGACCTGATGCGTTTTCTCGCGCAGCGGCAGATCGATGGCGTCGAGCGGATCGATGCGCAGCGTTATGCGCGCATCGTCGAGCTGCCGGACCGGAACGGCGGCCGCCGCTTGGCCGGCTGGCTGTCCGTCGCGCACGTGCCGCAGCGCTTCGCGCTGGCCGTCACCGTGTCGCCCGCGCTGACGCCGGTCGTGCCGGCCGTGCTCGCACGCGTGCGCCGGCTGTTCGATCTGGACAGCCGCCCCGACGTGATCGACGCGCATCTCGGCGATCTCGCGAGCGGCTCGCCGGGCCTGCGCGTGCCCGGTGCGTTCGACGGCCTCGAGATTGCGATCCGTGCCCTCGCGGGCGAGCAGCTTGCGGCCGCGCAGGCGGATACGCCGTTGCTCGCACGAATTGCGGCACGCTTCGGTCACTCGGTCGACGGCGCGCCGCAGGGCCTCACGCACGCGCTGCCCTGCGCCGCGACGCTGGCCGCGCTGCCGCCTTCGGCCCTCGAGACGATCGGCATCGAGCGCGACACGGCACGCGCGATCGTGTCGCTCGCCCGTGCCGTCGACGACGGCACGCTCGCGCTCGAACCGATGGCGCCGCTCGACGCGACGCTCGCCGCGCTGCGCGCGCTGCCCGGCTTCGACGAACGCGCGGTGCAGTACGTCGCGATGCGCGCGATGGCGTGGCCGAACGCATTTCCCGCCGACGATGCATGGCTGCCCACCCGCACCGAACCCGCGCGCGGGCCGTCCTCCGCGCCGCACGCGGCGACCCGCTGGGCGCCGTGGCGCGCGTATGCCGCATTGCATGCATGGCGCCTTCATGGAGAAATGTCGCGATGA
- the glmS gene encoding glutamine--fructose-6-phosphate transaminase (isomerizing): MCGIVGAVAQRDILPNLVDGLKRLEYRGYDSCGVVVYRDRALARARSVDRVANLQREIAAQGLSGYTGIAHTRWATHGAPITLNAHPHFSPSDANARIALSHNGIIENCDQLRAELQAHGYVFASQTDSEAIAHLIDHLYEGDLFDAVRRAVARLRGSYAIAVMCRDEPHRIVGARDGMPLVVGVGEGENFLASDAIALSGITDRIAYLENGDVADIQLHRYWIVDAAGQRVERAVHRVAAHSGAADLGSYRYYMQKEIFEQPQAVADTLLDVSSIMPELFGDGAWRVFNDVDSVLLLACGGSYHAALTAKYWIESIAKLPASVEIASEFRYRDGVPNPRTLVVAVSQSGETADVLGAVHVAKRSGMMHTLAICNVATSALMRECALQFVTRAGIEIGVASTKAFTTQLVALFLLTLSLAQVRGRLSDDEEKEHLRALRHLPDAMSKVLALEPQIMAWSELLARRDNMLFLGRGMHYPIALEGALKMKEISYIHAEAYPAGELKHGPLALVSNEMPVIAVAPNDMLLEKLRSNMHEVSARNGRLFVFADVDCGIVPSEGIEVIRLNEYYGPLSPILHTVPMQLLAYHAALARGTDIDKPRNLAKSVTVE; encoded by the coding sequence ATGTGTGGAATTGTCGGAGCGGTTGCCCAGCGGGACATCCTGCCGAACCTGGTCGACGGCCTGAAGCGGCTCGAATACCGTGGCTACGATTCGTGCGGCGTCGTGGTCTACCGCGACCGCGCGCTGGCGCGCGCCCGCAGCGTCGATCGTGTCGCGAACCTGCAGCGCGAGATCGCCGCGCAGGGGCTGTCGGGTTACACGGGCATCGCGCATACGCGCTGGGCCACGCATGGCGCGCCCATCACGCTCAACGCGCATCCGCACTTCTCGCCGAGCGATGCGAATGCGCGCATCGCGCTGTCGCACAACGGGATCATCGAAAACTGCGATCAGTTGCGTGCGGAACTGCAGGCGCACGGTTATGTGTTCGCGAGCCAGACCGACAGCGAGGCGATCGCGCACCTGATCGACCACCTGTACGAAGGCGACCTGTTCGACGCGGTCCGGCGTGCGGTCGCGCGACTGCGCGGCAGCTATGCGATCGCGGTGATGTGCCGCGACGAGCCGCACCGGATCGTCGGCGCGCGCGACGGGATGCCGCTCGTGGTCGGAGTCGGCGAAGGCGAGAATTTTCTGGCGTCCGACGCGATTGCGCTGTCCGGCATCACCGATCGCATTGCGTACCTCGAGAACGGCGACGTCGCCGATATTCAACTGCATCGCTACTGGATCGTCGATGCGGCCGGCCAGCGCGTCGAGCGCGCGGTGCATCGCGTCGCCGCGCATAGCGGCGCGGCCGATCTCGGATCGTATCGCTACTACATGCAGAAGGAGATCTTCGAGCAGCCGCAGGCCGTGGCCGATACGCTGCTCGACGTTTCGTCGATCATGCCCGAGCTATTCGGCGACGGCGCATGGCGTGTGTTCAACGACGTCGATTCGGTGCTGCTGCTCGCGTGCGGCGGCAGCTATCACGCGGCGCTGACCGCGAAGTACTGGATCGAGAGCATCGCGAAGCTGCCGGCGAGTGTGGAAATCGCAAGCGAGTTTCGTTATCGCGACGGTGTGCCGAATCCGCGCACGTTGGTGGTTGCGGTGTCGCAAAGCGGTGAAACCGCTGACGTGCTCGGCGCGGTGCATGTCGCGAAGCGCAGCGGAATGATGCACACGCTCGCGATCTGCAACGTCGCGACGAGTGCGCTGATGCGCGAATGCGCGCTGCAATTCGTGACGCGTGCGGGGATCGAGATCGGCGTGGCTTCGACGAAGGCGTTTACGACGCAGCTCGTTGCGTTGTTCCTGCTGACGCTGTCACTGGCGCAAGTGCGCGGGCGATTGAGCGACGATGAAGAAAAGGAGCATCTGCGCGCGCTGCGGCATCTGCCCGATGCGATGTCGAAGGTGCTCGCGCTGGAGCCGCAGATCATGGCGTGGTCGGAGTTGCTCGCGCGACGCGACAACATGCTGTTTCTCGGGCGCGGGATGCATTATCCGATCGCGCTCGAAGGGGCGCTGAAGATGAAGGAGATTTCGTATATTCATGCGGAGGCTTATCCGGCGGGGGAGCTCAAGCATGGGCCGCTGGCGCTCGTCAGCAACGAAATGCCGGTGATCGCGGTCGCGCCGAACGACATGTTGCTCGAGAAGCTCAGGTCGAACATGCATGAAGTCAGTGCGCGGAATGGCAGGCTTTTCGTGTTCGCGGATGTGGACTGCGGGATCGTGCCGAGCGAAGGGATCGAGGTGATTCGACTCAACGAGTATTACGGACCGTTGTCGCCAATCTTGCATACGGTGCCGATGCAACTGCTCGCGTATCACGCGGCGCTGGCGCGGGGGACGGATATCGATAAGCCGAGGAATTTGGCTAAGTCGGTGACGGTGGAGTGA
- a CDS encoding NAD-dependent epimerase/dehydratase family protein, whose product MNASSTAARKPFGRLLLTGAAGNLGRQLRGALADWADVVRVSDIAALGDAATHEEIREVNLADRPAVMQLVDGVDAIVHLGGISVDAPFDDLVGANITGTYNLYEAARKHGVKRVVFASSNHAIGFHPVTEVLDADSPLRPDSLYGVTKCFGESLSRYYFDRFGIETVCLRIGSSFEVPKNPRMLVTFLSYRDFIELVRCSLLTNRVGHAIVYGASDNPVKWWDNTKVGFLGFRPRDSSEQFAGLFPVTAPTADYDDPAQRFQGGGFVVGEPMERNA is encoded by the coding sequence ATGAACGCCTCATCCACCGCCGCGCGCAAACCGTTCGGCCGCCTGCTGCTGACGGGCGCGGCCGGCAACCTCGGCCGCCAGTTGCGCGGTGCGCTCGCCGACTGGGCCGACGTCGTGCGCGTCAGCGACATCGCGGCGCTGGGCGACGCGGCCACGCATGAAGAAATTCGCGAGGTCAACTTGGCCGACCGGCCGGCCGTGATGCAGCTCGTCGACGGCGTGGACGCGATCGTTCACCTCGGCGGCATTTCGGTCGATGCGCCGTTCGACGATCTGGTCGGCGCGAACATCACCGGCACGTACAACCTGTACGAAGCCGCGCGCAAGCATGGTGTGAAGCGCGTCGTGTTCGCGAGCTCGAACCATGCGATCGGTTTCCATCCGGTCACCGAAGTGCTCGACGCCGATTCGCCGCTGCGCCCCGACAGCCTGTACGGGGTGACGAAGTGCTTCGGCGAATCGCTGTCGCGCTACTACTTCGACCGCTTCGGGATCGAAACCGTCTGCCTGCGGATCGGCTCGTCGTTCGAGGTGCCGAAGAACCCGCGCATGCTCGTCACGTTTCTCAGCTATCGCGACTTCATCGAGCTCGTGCGCTGCTCGCTGCTGACGAATCGTGTCGGCCACGCGATCGTCTACGGCGCGTCGGACAACCCGGTGAAGTGGTGGGACAACACGAAGGTCGGCTTCCTCGGCTTCCGCCCGCGCGACAGCTCCGAGCAGTTCGCCGGGTTGTTTCCGGTGACGGCGCCGACCGCCGATTACGACGATCCCGCGCAGCGGTTCCAGGGCGGCGGCTTCGTCGTCGGCGAGCCGATGGAACGGAACGCGTAG
- a CDS encoding Lrp/AsnC family transcriptional regulator has product MAGITLDDLDLRILAILQDDASVSNLQLAERALSSPPTCMRRVRRLTEAGVIRRQVAMLDPVAIGTAVTALIEISLDRQTAEDYDAFEAYVCAEPAVTQCYRVSPGPDFVVIADLADVAEYDEFARRLFTGASNVRNVRTFFSTHRAKFEANARVAHAMRKRT; this is encoded by the coding sequence ATGGCCGGCATCACCCTCGACGATCTCGACCTGCGCATTCTCGCGATCCTGCAGGACGACGCGTCGGTATCGAACCTTCAACTCGCCGAGCGCGCGCTGTCGTCGCCGCCCACCTGCATGCGCCGCGTGCGGCGGCTGACGGAGGCCGGCGTGATCCGTCGGCAGGTCGCGATGCTCGACCCGGTCGCGATCGGCACGGCCGTCACCGCGTTGATCGAGATCAGCCTCGACCGGCAGACGGCCGAGGACTACGACGCGTTCGAAGCGTACGTGTGCGCGGAGCCGGCCGTCACGCAGTGTTATCGCGTGTCGCCGGGGCCCGATTTCGTCGTGATCGCCGATCTGGCCGATGTCGCGGAATACGACGAATTCGCGCGGCGGCTGTTCACCGGCGCGTCGAACGTCCGCAACGTGCGGACGTTTTTCTCGACGCATCGCGCGAAATTCGAAGCGAACGCGCGGGTCGCGCATGCGATGCGCAAGCGCACGTAA
- a CDS encoding LacI family DNA-binding transcriptional regulator, translating to MAEPACSHPHFPDIDRWPRAGFFCHNPALSNENVTLRMKKVSPTIRDVAAEAGVSVATVSKYVNGTQRFSPTVEARLKDAIERLGYRSNPLARSMITGRTRTIGLVILDISNPHFTNVVKGANRVALQHDYTLLLVDTEESQARERSLIEALAQRVDGLIVSTRMPDEEAGWMLDLNKPLVLLRRSPGLPIPSVGIDNRLSTYMLARHLLNLGHTRIAYLGFGTARVNDERIQGARDCLAEAGLTLDVHDAHAPTAEAGERACSRVMLGPQRPQAVICYNDLIALGFMKEAASLGFRLPQDVSVAGIDNVPYGAYAAPALTTVDIQSENMGELAMQKLIDALAGRTDASYSTFEPRLIMRASTAAAG from the coding sequence ATGGCCGAACCTGCTTGCAGCCATCCGCACTTTCCCGATATCGACCGCTGGCCGCGCGCCGGCTTTTTCTGCCACAATCCGGCGTTATCGAACGAAAACGTTACCCTGCGGATGAAAAAAGTTTCCCCGACGATCCGCGACGTGGCCGCGGAAGCCGGCGTGTCGGTCGCGACGGTCTCGAAGTACGTGAACGGCACGCAGCGCTTCTCGCCGACCGTCGAGGCACGGCTGAAGGACGCCATCGAGCGGCTCGGCTACCGTTCGAACCCGCTCGCGCGCTCGATGATCACCGGCCGCACGCGCACCATCGGCCTCGTGATCCTCGACATCAGCAACCCGCACTTCACGAACGTGGTGAAAGGCGCGAACCGCGTCGCGCTGCAGCACGACTACACGCTGCTGCTCGTCGATACCGAGGAAAGCCAGGCGCGCGAACGTTCGCTGATCGAGGCGCTCGCGCAGCGCGTCGACGGGCTGATCGTCAGCACGCGGATGCCCGACGAGGAAGCCGGCTGGATGCTCGACCTCAACAAGCCGCTCGTGCTGCTGCGTCGCAGCCCGGGCCTGCCGATTCCGAGCGTCGGCATCGACAACCGGCTGTCGACTTACATGCTCGCGCGCCACCTGCTCAACCTCGGCCACACGCGCATCGCGTATCTCGGCTTCGGCACCGCGCGCGTGAACGACGAACGGATTCAGGGCGCGCGCGACTGCCTCGCCGAAGCCGGGCTCACGCTCGACGTGCACGACGCGCATGCGCCGACCGCCGAGGCCGGCGAGCGCGCGTGCTCGCGCGTGATGCTCGGGCCGCAGCGCCCGCAGGCCGTGATCTGCTACAACGACCTGATCGCGCTCGGCTTCATGAAGGAGGCTGCGTCGCTCGGCTTCCGGCTACCGCAGGACGTGTCCGTCGCCGGCATCGACAACGTGCCGTACGGCGCCTACGCGGCGCCCGCGCTGACGACCGTCGACATCCAGAGCGAGAACATGGGCGAGCTCGCGATGCAGAAGCTGATCGACGCGCTCGCCGGGCGCACCGACGCGAGCTATTCGACGTTCGAGCCGCGGCTGATCATGCGCGCGTCGACGGCCGCGGCCGGCTGA